Proteins from one Streptomyces sp. 840.1 genomic window:
- a CDS encoding PQQ-binding-like beta-propeller repeat protein, with product MHQFPSPSRRHVLRLAGAAGLTTAAAVLAPQASAAGARTTITDLGPAVVQFSLMSGLLIGDTVYIGSRNLSPARVIGFHLPTRSVTSRTDLSAGSTVSALAADPTGRYLYAGVLSKKKGDPNLFRWDLTRTDEAAVPLGLTGSETDIRDLTVAPDGKVYSVGGLPGVPPALWEYDPATGALTSLGVPDPKATLARAVVATGSTVFFGAGSVLSGGGDASRASLFAYDRAAKTFTSIVPRECEADPSLRELAVAGDKLVIGTSASGSPAKLAVMDLDDYSSYTVVTAGGNMVKTMAVEATSVYFTDETGAHVYSLTTGEITRVDAGGLDLGEVWGVDHRDGTLVVVSAYGFVAEIDLAARTSVVTDLGAAGAPAGPQLGMGIAAGGGYVYTGGTGTIARHDVRTGEVVKFRVPGEAKDADVVDGVLYTGQYNAQGIWSYDPAGKRLPHQVASFAAEQNRPLDTCWDPYHRLLLVGVQSDTEGGGSLWTYDPGNGRSAIHVNPVDERQLIRAVATRQGVAFLGGDNLQGQGPRATVVAFDPRRGRELWRLDLDQKGGIAAMTVLGRNLYGLSRRGEFFVIDLPRRRVVHTADLKDISPGFAAMVTNRGTVYGVSDTTLFRFDRKTFAASTVVSGINGAWYSGPHLNHDEHGLLYTLRGTNLVRIDDRH from the coding sequence ATGCACCAGTTCCCGTCACCGAGCAGGCGCCATGTCCTTCGGCTCGCCGGTGCGGCCGGGCTCACCACAGCGGCGGCCGTGCTGGCCCCGCAGGCCTCGGCCGCCGGTGCGCGCACCACCATCACCGACCTGGGGCCCGCCGTCGTCCAGTTCTCCCTGATGAGCGGCCTGCTGATCGGCGACACCGTCTACATCGGCTCCCGCAACCTGAGCCCCGCCCGCGTGATCGGCTTCCACCTGCCGACCCGCAGCGTGACCTCACGGACCGACCTGTCGGCAGGTTCGACGGTCTCCGCTCTCGCCGCTGATCCGACGGGCCGTTACCTCTACGCCGGCGTGCTGTCCAAGAAGAAGGGCGATCCGAACCTCTTCCGGTGGGACCTGACTAGGACGGACGAGGCCGCCGTGCCGCTGGGGCTGACCGGGAGCGAGACGGACATCCGCGATCTGACCGTCGCACCGGACGGCAAGGTCTACTCGGTGGGCGGCCTCCCCGGCGTCCCGCCCGCCCTCTGGGAGTACGACCCGGCCACGGGCGCTCTGACCAGCCTGGGAGTGCCCGATCCGAAGGCCACCCTGGCCAGGGCCGTCGTGGCCACCGGGAGCACGGTCTTCTTCGGGGCGGGAAGCGTGCTGTCCGGCGGCGGCGACGCGAGCAGGGCATCGCTGTTCGCCTACGACCGCGCCGCGAAGACGTTCACGTCCATCGTGCCCAGGGAGTGCGAGGCCGACCCCTCGCTGCGCGAACTCGCCGTCGCCGGGGACAAGCTGGTGATCGGAACCTCCGCCTCGGGCAGCCCGGCCAAGCTGGCCGTGATGGACCTGGACGACTACTCCTCGTACACCGTGGTGACCGCCGGGGGGAACATGGTCAAGACCATGGCCGTCGAGGCGACGTCCGTCTATTTCACCGACGAGACGGGCGCGCACGTCTACTCCCTGACGACCGGTGAGATCACCCGCGTCGACGCCGGGGGCCTCGACCTGGGCGAGGTCTGGGGCGTCGATCACCGCGACGGCACCCTGGTGGTCGTCTCCGCCTACGGGTTCGTGGCCGAGATCGACCTGGCGGCCCGTACCTCGGTCGTCACCGACCTCGGCGCGGCCGGTGCGCCCGCCGGGCCGCAGCTGGGGATGGGGATCGCCGCGGGAGGGGGGTACGTGTACACCGGCGGCACCGGCACCATCGCCCGCCACGACGTGCGCACCGGCGAGGTGGTCAAGTTCCGCGTCCCCGGTGAGGCGAAGGACGCGGACGTGGTGGACGGTGTGCTGTACACCGGCCAGTACAACGCGCAGGGGATCTGGTCCTACGACCCGGCGGGCAAACGGCTCCCCCACCAGGTGGCGAGCTTCGCCGCCGAACAGAACCGCCCCCTGGACACCTGCTGGGACCCGTACCACCGCCTGCTGCTCGTCGGTGTCCAGTCCGACACCGAGGGAGGCGGTTCGCTGTGGACGTACGACCCGGGGAACGGCCGGTCGGCCATCCACGTCAACCCCGTGGACGAACGCCAGCTCATCAGGGCGGTCGCGACCCGGCAGGGGGTGGCGTTCCTCGGCGGCGACAACCTCCAGGGCCAGGGCCCCCGCGCCACGGTGGTCGCCTTCGACCCGCGCAGGGGACGGGAACTGTGGCGCCTCGACCTGGACCAGAAGGGGGGCATCGCCGCGATGACCGTCCTGGGCCGGAATCTGTACGGGCTCTCCAGGCGCGGCGAGTTCTTCGTCATCGACCTCCCGCGCCGGCGGGTGGTGCACACCGCCGACCTCAAGGACATCTCCCCCGGATTCGCGGCAATGGTCACCAACAGGGGAACCGTGTACGGGGTGTCGGACACCACACTGTTCCGGTTCGACCGGAAGACCTTCGCGGCAAGCACCGTGGTGTCCGGCATCAACGGAGCCTGGTACAGCGGCCCGCACCTGAACCACGACGAGCACGGACTCCTCTACACCCTGCGCGGTACGAATCTGGTCCGGATCGACGACCGGCACTGA
- a CDS encoding TetR/AcrR family transcriptional regulator, with translation MAARSTDEALLAGALDGTPPSDALNEQILDAAREQFMTFGLRRSTVDDVAKRAGVSRVTVYRRIGNKDSLVSACLLREYRRFVVEVDRAVAPLPTTEDRIVEGFVTVLRHIREHPLVGGLLRLEPEIMLPFLTVESGPALIAMRGYVAGRLREAGRAEGRPQTDPTPVAELMVRITVSFLLNPVSCFELDDDEQLRTFARSYLVPLIAIPSADGPRLR, from the coding sequence ATGGCCGCACGGAGCACGGACGAAGCGCTGCTGGCCGGCGCGCTCGACGGGACGCCGCCCTCCGACGCCCTGAACGAGCAGATCCTCGACGCCGCGCGCGAGCAGTTCATGACCTTCGGGCTGCGGCGTTCCACCGTCGACGACGTCGCCAAGCGGGCCGGGGTCTCGCGGGTGACCGTGTACCGACGGATCGGCAACAAGGACAGCCTGGTCTCCGCCTGCCTGCTGCGCGAGTACCGCCGCTTCGTGGTGGAGGTGGACCGGGCGGTCGCCCCGCTGCCCACCACCGAGGACCGTATCGTCGAGGGTTTCGTGACCGTCCTCCGCCACATCCGCGAACACCCCCTGGTAGGAGGCCTGTTGCGACTGGAACCGGAGATCATGCTCCCGTTCCTGACGGTGGAGAGCGGACCCGCCCTGATCGCGATGCGCGGCTACGTGGCGGGCCGGCTGCGCGAGGCCGGGCGCGCGGAGGGGCGGCCGCAGACCGACCCGACCCCCGTCGCCGAGCTGATGGTGCGGATCACGGTCTCCTTTCTGCTCAACCCGGTCAGCTGTTTCGAACTCGACGACGACGAGCAGCTGCGGACGTTCGCCCGCAGCTACCTGGTGCCGCTGATCGCGATCCCTTCGGCGGACGGCCCCCGGCTGCGCTGA